A genomic window from Silvanigrella paludirubra includes:
- the trbB gene encoding P-type conjugative transfer ATPase TrbB: MINKKHEDNWERLKFDLGNDLLPYLENPSVVEIMLNPDGNVWIEKLGESMEMVGKIRYEKASMIINTMASSLDTIINADNPIVGGEIPVEGSRFEAMIPPVVIAPCFSIRKKAVKIFTLNEYVDLGIMTLSQSNIIEEVIKIRKNILIVGATSSGKTTFANAILKKISEIDSNCRMAIIEDTRELQCDIKNKLVARSTKKILMQDLLKSIMRFRPDRICVGEVRSIEAFTLLMAWNTGHCGGIATVHANNAKAGIKKIEQILMAHQFIPVPDMIAEAINIVINIQKTKEGRRIKEILEVSCLNGEYLFKEIY, from the coding sequence ATGATTAATAAAAAACATGAAGACAACTGGGAGCGATTAAAATTTGATTTAGGAAATGATTTACTTCCGTATCTAGAAAATCCCTCTGTTGTTGAAATTATGTTGAATCCAGACGGAAATGTATGGATTGAAAAACTTGGAGAAAGTATGGAAATGGTCGGAAAAATCCGCTACGAAAAGGCTAGCATGATTATTAATACAATGGCATCATCATTAGATACAATTATTAATGCAGATAATCCAATTGTAGGCGGTGAAATACCAGTTGAAGGTTCAAGATTTGAAGCGATGATACCACCAGTAGTTATTGCTCCTTGTTTTTCAATTCGTAAAAAAGCAGTAAAAATATTTACATTAAACGAATATGTAGATTTAGGTATAATGACTTTAAGTCAATCAAATATTATTGAAGAAGTTATAAAAATTAGAAAAAATATTTTGATAGTAGGTGCAACGAGTTCTGGTAAAACTACATTTGCCAATGCAATATTAAAAAAAATATCTGAAATTGATTCAAACTGTCGCATGGCTATTATTGAGGATACCAGAGAATTACAATGTGATATTAAAAATAAACTTGTAGCTCGATCAACAAAAAAAATACTTATGCAGGATTTATTGAAGTCAATTATGAGATTTAGACCAGATAGAATTTGTGTAGGTGAAGTGCGTTCAATAGAAGCATTTACACTGCTCATGGCGTGGAATACTGGACATTGTGGTGGAATTGCAACTGTTCATGCAAATAATGCAAAGGCTGGTATTAAAAAAATAGAACAAATATTGATGGCACATCAATTTATTCCTGTTCCAGATATGATAGCAGAAGCAATAAATATAGTAATTAATATACAAAAAACTAAAGAAGGGAGGAGAATTAAAGAAATATTGGAAGTTTCATGTTTGAATGGTGAGTATTTATTCAAGGAAATTTATTAA
- a CDS encoding lytic transglycosylase domain-containing protein, producing MIDLISLVKECSPHVAPETMLTIIRTESSGNHLVVNDNTTKTSYKPKTKEEAVNLSYVLIKNGHNLDFGLTQINLINAKKFKLTLNKIFDPCENIKHGAKIFTQAFLNASKVTNNEQYALLKAFSTYNTGNPHKGFKNGYVNKIIENASKIKVSDIE from the coding sequence ATGATAGATCTTATTTCTCTAGTAAAAGAATGTTCTCCACATGTAGCACCAGAAACAATGCTTACAATTATTCGAACTGAGAGTTCAGGAAACCATTTAGTTGTAAATGACAATACAACAAAAACTTCATACAAACCTAAAACAAAAGAAGAAGCTGTTAATTTATCATATGTTTTAATTAAAAATGGACACAATCTTGATTTTGGATTAACGCAAATTAATTTAATAAATGCTAAAAAATTTAAATTAACTTTAAATAAAATTTTTGACCCATGTGAAAATATAAAACATGGAGCAAAAATTTTTACACAAGCATTTTTAAATGCTTCAAAAGTTACAAATAACGAACAATATGCTTTATTAAAGGCATTTTCTACATACAATACAGGAAATCCCCATAAAGGATTTAAAAATGGGTATGTAAATAAAATCATAGAAAATGCC